A region of the Nitrospira sp. genome:
AGCCCTCAAGGCCGCCATCCGGCACTACATCACGGTCACCAATACACCCCCCCCAAACCCTTCACATGGACGAAGACCGCCGACGAAATCCTGGCCAGCGTGGCCCGATTTTGTCAGCGAACTTCGGAGACAGGACACTAGCTCTTCTTGCAGACTCAACATCACGCAGGTTTTTCCTGAACCCGGAAGCCCTGTAAGCAAGACGGCACGTTTCCTAGCATCGATGGCAGCCAGAAGATCATTCACAACCGGGCTCGAAATGCGCTGTCCAGCAATGTCCCGATGCCACGACCTGCCGATAGCTGAGGTACTGGCAAATGATGTACGTACCTGTGCAATGGACATCGCTGGAACCAGCATCGCTCCCGCGTGATGGAGAATGTCTTTGAGGTCGTCTTTGGTTAGGCGATGCTGGGTGGAAGCGGACAGGTTACCGCTTTCCATGCGTCCACCAAGCTTATCGATGTGTGTCCAAAGGGCGTTGTATGCAGCATTTGAGTTGCTCACCATTTGGCGCAAACGTTCACGCAGTAAAATCTCCATGCGATCAAAATCTGGGCTGATCTCGAAGGAGGTGCGACGCAGGAATTCGTAGGTCGAGAGGTCACAAGTCTTAGCAGCAATGCGAGCAGTCAAATTGCTATCAGTTTCTATATGCTCTTTGGTCAAATTCGCATTATAGTCGGCCTCATTGTCATAGAGGGTGCTGTATTCACGTAGTTTAGCGAGTGCGCAAAAATTGCTGCGCGAATAGAAGCGAACTCGGGCTTGTTGATTTCTAGCCAGTACCAGAGAAGCCTTGTCCAGCTCGCCCGAAAGATCGGCTATCGACCATGCGCTGAAATCGACCTGGTTCTTTTTGCACTGGCAACAAAGCAGGGAGCCGTCAGATTTGCCAATTACGACATCATCTACCAGATAGGTTGTCGAATCTATTTCAAGCCATTGAAATTCGGGATCGGACAGGACTGTCAATGCCCAGTCGAAGGCGATCAGCGTCTGATAGATATCGCCACGGTTGGAGCGTATTCCCGCGATGCTCATTTAGTCGCCCACCTGCGTTTCGCACTCAAAGAGAAAAGGCTATTTTCCCCTGCCTCCAGCCGCTCTTCGATCATGCACTCACCGCCCAGCGCACCTGCATGAATCAGCAACAACCTTTCGGGACAGCCAACTGGCAAGCCACCATCGCGGCCACGTTGGGCTTGGACTCCACGCTGCGCCCGCGCGGGCGACCCGGTAAATCTCCAGAAAAGTAGCCTGAGCTGGCCCGAAATGCGCTAGTGGGGTCAGTTCTTGAGTTTGCACCCTCTCCCTCTCCATCGATTGGCGGGAGAGCAAGGTCCTAAACTGCCCGTCATATTTTCTCAACTTCATCCAAGGGCTGGTGTATCTCGCGATCGGCATCCCGGCCTACCTCGCCGGATCGCGGCACTGGTTAGGAAAGTGGTATCGACTCTGCACCGGATTCCCGTCTTGCGCCTATCCCCGTCTATTAAAACTTATAACAACAGTCTAGTCACAGACACCATCAATCATAGGGTCGCATACGAGTGCCCCGATGACAGACGGACGCATGTAGGCCGACGAAGGATCTTGTGAACCGAGCGCCCCTTTGATGGGTGGGCCTCCCGGCATTCCGGGTAATCCCCTCCCCGCAGAGCCCAATGAACCGGGTTTCGTGGAACTAGGTATGGTTCCAATCCCTTGCACCACGGATGGCGAGGACAGAGGCGCCGCGGGAGATCCGCCTGATCCACCGGATGGGTCGAGTCCATTTTGCAAGCTGAGGGAGGACGGATTCTGCGGATTCGCTGAGGAGGCACTGCTTTGCGCGCTCACTGAAGGAGCGTTATGACAAAGGCAGAGCAAGAAGAGAAGTGCATACCGGATGACTCGCGTCATGGAACCAACGCTTGCTTGGGGATGGGGCCTTAAGAGGTGGCGCATACGCAACCAACAGAAACTCGTGGTGCGCGAGGCGGGAATTGAACCCGCACGCCATTGCTGACCCAGGATTTTAAGTCCTGTGCGTCTGCCGATTCCGCCACTCGCGCATGCCGCGCAGTGTAGCGGGAAAGTCGCCTGAGCCGCAACACCTTGCTCAGGCCCGCACTGGAATGCGTGTGACCTATTGAAACGCGAAGAAGCTGAAGCCTAGGTTGAGCGGGAGTCCGGACCTCTCGCTCAACCGTAGCTTCGACTGTGTGCTTCACCTAACAGGTTTACGCTGCCTCAATCACAGGCCGCGCCTCGCGACGCTGCACCAACTGCTTGCTCCGATTCATCACGTCCTGCACGCCCGATTGAACGGTGCGGCCCCAGCGGGTGGCCTGTACTTGGGCCTTCTTCGCATAGCGTCCGATGTCCCGGCGTGTTTCCGCTCCGGCTTTAGGCGCAAACAGGATTCCTAATCCGGCTCCGATCACAGCTCCACCGGCGATCATCGCGGCGACCTTGGCTGCCTGCTTTCCCTGTTCTGACATCGCATGCCTCCTGGTGATTGATGAAGGTTTGTGGAGGGTCTTGTTCTCGCCCTCTTGTCTAGTCAGTACAGCAGATACCGTGCCAGGTCATATGCTGCGCAATTTCACCGGGATTTCCTCGATCACCCCTGCCAGGGTTAGGACCGTCTCATGAAGGGTGCCGTTTTCTCTACAGTCGGCAACACACCCGTTACAGAAATCTTACACTCCTGAGCCTATCACGACAAACCGGCCACAGCATCCACCTTCCGGCTATCGTCGCCCTGCGTGTGAAGCGCGCCTTGCTTTGAAACGTGGTCTTCCCTATGATCCCGACCAGTCATTCGTTGGAGGTCTCATGGGTTCGTTCGCCGCACTCCCCTATCCGCATATCAATCCGGTCTTCCTCGATCTCGGTCCGCTCCAGTTCCGCTGGTATGGGTTGATGTATCTAATCGGGCTGACCGCCGCCTATTTC
Encoded here:
- a CDS encoding YtxH domain-containing protein, with the translated sequence MSEQGKQAAKVAAMIAGGAVIGAGLGILFAPKAGAETRRDIGRYAKKAQVQATRWGRTVQSGVQDVMNRSKQLVQRREARPVIEAA